From the genome of Longispora fulva:
CCAGGGAGAACTAGCTGGCCATCAGGGACTTGACGTCGAGGGTGTCGCCGCCCTTGTTCCAGTTGCACGGGCACAGCTCGTCGGTCTGCAGCGCGTCGAGGACCCGCAGGACCTCGGCGACGTTGCGGCCCACGGAGCCGGCCGTGACCATGGCGAACTGGATCTCGTTGTTCGGGTCGACGATGAAGGTGGCGCGCTGGGCGACGCCGTCCTCGCCGAGGATGCCGCAGGCCTCGGACAGCTCGCGCTTGATGTCCGACAGCATCGGGAAGGGCAGATCGCGCAGGTCCGGGTGGTCCTTGCGCCACGCGAAGTGCACGAACTCGTTGTCCACGGAGGCGCCCAGCACCTGCGCGTCACGGTCGGCGAACTCGCCGTTCAGCCGGCCGAACTCGGCGATCTCGGTCGGACAGATGAAGGTGAAGTCCTTCGGCCAGAAGAAGACGACGC
Proteins encoded in this window:
- a CDS encoding peroxiredoxin — encoded protein: MLTVGDHFPAYELTACVSLDADNAFETITNKSHEGKWRVVFFWPKDFTFICPTEIAEFGRLNGEFADRDAQVLGASVDNEFVHFAWRKDHPDLRDLPFPMLSDIKRELSEACGILGEDGVAQRATFIVDPNNEIQFAMVTAGSVGRNVAEVLRVLDALQTDELCPCNWNKGGDTLDVKSLMAS